In the genome of Nitrospira sp., the window CCAAGGTCTGCAAACCCTGCTGGAAGAAGTGGGAAGGGATGCGGGTCATGGTCATCAATGAGTACCAAGTGAATCTGGGCGAGGAAAGCGGCCGTGAACTGGTCAAGAAACAGATGAAGGCATTCCTGAAGCTGGGGGAACAGGCCGATACAGCAAAACTCGACCAAAACTTTCGACCAGCCGGCACCTAATATTGAGAGTCGCCCGTGCGCCGGCCCGCTTAACGGACGCGCATGGGCGAAATTCACCTGACGGCAGAACGCGCGACAGCTTCAGACTGGACCCTCGTTGAGACCCTCCGCTCCCTTCGGCTCACACTGAGCCGTCACGGCATTGAATTCGTTGACACTCTGATTTCGGA includes:
- a CDS encoding Fe(2+)-trafficking protein, with the protein product MADVQCVTCGEAGEAITDMLFLGKLEAEIKAKVCKPCWKKWEGMRVMVINEYQVNLGEESGRELVKKQMKAFLKLGEQADTAKLDQNFRPAGT